Within the Pseudomonas putida genome, the region ATGCTGCCTGAGGGCCGTGGCGAGTGGACCCTGGCGGCCTACCACATCGTCAAGAAGAAGCTGCTCAGCACCGATCCGCTCAACCCGACGGTGCAGCAACAGATCGGCCAGCAGTCTTCGGACGGCATCGAAGTCACGCTGGCGCTACGCCTGCCCTACGATATGCAGCTTTCAGCCAACGCCGCCTGGGTGCGTGCCGAATACGACGAGTTTGCCAGCGGCAGCAACGACTACAGTGGCAACCGGCCCGTCAACGTACCGCGGCGTTCGGCCAACCTGTGGTTGAGCAAGGACTTCGGTCAGCGCTTCAGCGCCGGGGCAGGGGCGCGTTATGTCGACAGCCGCTATGGCGATAACGCCAACACCGTGCAGGTGCCGAGCTACACCGTGGTCGATGCCAACGTCGACTGGCATGTCCAACCTGATCTCACGCTGGGCCTGCAAGTGAACAATCTGTTCGACCGCCAGTACGCCACCACCACAGACAACAACGGCCTGCAGTGGTACCTGGGCGAGCCGCGTTCGTTCTTCGTGACGGCTGACTACAGCTTCTGACGGGGCCGCCACCGGCCTTCGGGCCGGTGCTTGCTGGAGTGGGTTCAATGATGCATCTGAAAATCGACGGCCTGCATTGGTCTGTGCCTGAGCGAGGCGGCAGGCAACGCCCGTTGCTGCACGCCGTGGATCTGTGTGTCGGCAAGGGAGAGTTCGTTGGGCTGATTGGCCCCAACGGCAGCGGCAAGACCAGCTTGCTGCGCTGCGCCTACCGGGCTACGCAGCCAACCGCAGGCCAGGTCAGCTTGAACGGCGTCGAGTTGTGGCAGCGCAACCCGCGCTGGTGCGCCCAACGCATTGCCGTGGTTCTGCAGGAGTTTCCAGAGGAGTTCGGGTTGAGTGTCGGCGAAGTGGTCGCCATGGGCCGCTCGCCGCACAAATCGCTGTTTGAAGGGGACACAGCCGACGATCTGCAACTGGTCGCTGAGGTGCTCGAACGGGTAGGGCTGAGCGGCTACCGCGAACGGACCTTCGCCACGTTGTCGGGAGGTGAAAAGCAGCGAGTGCTGCTGGCCCGTGCGCTGGTACAGCGCCCTGAAATGCTCATTCTCGATGAACCGACCAACCATCTCGACCCCCGCTATCAACTCGGGTTGCTGCAGCATTTGCGAGGCCTGGGCCTGAGCACCCTGGCCAGTTTTCACGACCTCAACCTGGCAGCGGCGTTTTGCGACCGCTTGTACGTCATCGACGGCGGGCGAATCATTGCCAGCGGCGCGCCGCAGCAGGTGTTGACCGTCGAGCTACTGTGGCAGGTCTTCGGCCTGCAAGCGCTGATCGACACGCACCCGCTGCATCCTTACCCACGCATTACCTGGATAACCCGGCCATGAACATCTACGCCTTGATCGGCCTGTTGTCTCTGCTGATGGCATTGCCCATCGCGGCCAGTGAATACCCATTGAACATCCGCAGTTGTGAGCGTTCGGTGAGTTTCAGCAAAGCGCCGCAGCGGGTTGTGGTGCACGATGTGAACATGACCGCCATGCTGTTGCACCTGGGCCTGCGCGAGCGCATCGTCGGTTACACCGGCTTTACCCGCCACAAACACCGCGACCCATGGATCGATGATGCGCTGGAGGGCGTGCCGCAACTGGCCAGTCGTTACCCCTCCATCGAAACCTTGCTGGCGATAGACGCCGACTTGTTCTTCGCTGGCTGGAACTACGGCATGCACGTGGGTGGCCCGGTCACGCCCGCAACGCTGGCAGCGTTTGAGATCCCGGTCTATGAACTGAGCGAGTCGTGCTCCTGGGTCATGCCCCAGCAACGCGCCAGCTTCGATGATGTCTCCCGCGACCTGGGCAATCTGGGCCGCATCTTCAGTGTCGAGCCGCAAGCCGAAGCCCTCACGGCGCACATGCGCCAGCAGGTTGCCGAGGTGCGCAGGCGGGTAGCTCAGGCGCAGCATCGGCCACGGGTATTCCTTTACGACAGCGGTGAAGACCGGCCGACCACGTCGGGGCGCCTGGGCATGCCGCAGGCCTTGGTCGATGCTGCCGGTGGCGTGAATGTGATGCAGGACGTGGCGGCCAGCTGGACGCAGGTGAACTGGGAGAGCGTGGTGGAACGCGACCCTGAAGTGATTTTGATCGTCGATTACGGCCCTAGAACCTGGCAGCAGAAGCGCGACTTCCTGTTGCGCCAACCTGCGTTGAAGGATGTGCGGGCCATACGCGAGCAGCGCTTTGTCCCCTTGACGTACCTGCAAGTCACCCCTTCGGTGGAAAACGCCGAGGCCGTCGCGAAGATCGCGCGGGCGTTGCATCCGGCGTTGTTCAAGGAGGCAACACCATGACCTGGGGGCGCAGCCCGGGGAGTTATCGCTGGCTGATCGTGATCCTGGTTGTGCTGTTGGTGCTTTCTTCAGTGATCGCTCTGGCATTCGGCCCGGCCTCGGTCCCGGTGGGCCATGTGTTCGGGATCGTTGCCCAGCAGTTGGGCGTCGATCTTCCGGGAGCGTGGAGCAACAGCCAGGCGCAGATCGTCTGGATGATCCGCGCACCGCGTGTGTTGTTAGGGGTAGTGGTAGGCGCGGGGCTGGCATTGGTGGGTACCGCCCTGCAGGCCGTCACGCGCAATCCGCTGGCCGACCCGCACCTGCTGGGCGTGAGCTCTGGCGCCGCGCTGGGCGCGGTGCTGGTCATGCTGTACCTCGGCGAATTCATCGGCGTGTTCAGCCTGCCCCTGGCAGCTTTTGTGGGGGCAGCGGCGAGCATGCTGTTGGTTATCGCCGTGGCCAGGCGTGGAGGGCGCATGGAGAGTGACCGCCTGCTTTTGGCGGGTGTCGCGGTGTCATTCGTCCTGATGGCCTTGGTCAACCTGTTGCTGTACACCGCTGACCAGCATGCTGCAGCCTCGGTGGTGTTCTGGATGTTGGGTGGGCTGGGCGCGGCGCGCTGGAGCGTTATCGGCTTGCCGGCAGTGTGTGTGTTGCTTGGGTTGCTTGTGCTACAGGTGATGGGGCGTGGCCTGAACGCGCTCATGAGCGGAGAGCAGACCGCGATCAGCCTGGGGTTCAGCGGCCGCCGCCTGCGTCTTCATGTATTCATCTGCACGTCGTTGCTGACAGGGGTGCTGGTTTCGCTTTCGGGCGCCATAGGCTTCGTGGGGCTGATGGTGCCGCACGTGGCGCGTGCGCTGGTGGGGGCGGAAAACCGGCGGTTGATGCCGGTCAGCGCGCTGCTCGGCGGGCTGTTCATCGTTTGGGTGGATGTGGCTGCGCGCACGCTGATCGCGCCGGAGGACCTGCCGATTGGCATTGCCACTGCAGCCTTGGGTGGGCTGTTCTTCATCGTGCTGCTCAAGCGTTGAGAGCACGGCAAGCGACGGCCTGGTCGCTTGCCGTGTCTTGCGTCAGAAGTCGACGGTGAGCCCCGCATACAGGGCGCGACCGTCGCCGGGGGAGTGCAGCGATGCATCGGCACCGTCCGGGTCGTACCAGACGTATTCGTAGTAGCGATCGGTCAGGTTCTTCAGTTGCAGGTCGACGCTCAGCGTTTCGCTGAGCTTGTAGGTGGCGCCGAGGTTCATCAGCACGTAGCCGCCATACGTACCTTGGGTGTTCTCCCGCTCCAGGTAGTAGTTGGTCTGCCCGTTCGCCCAGGCAGTCAGCTGCAGCTTCGGGGTAGCCTGATAGCTGATGCCGGTGTTCCACAGATGGTGGGGCACGTGATCGATTTCCTGGCCTTTGCTGCCTGGTAAGGCGCTGCTGGGCTCCAGGATCTTGGAGTACTGCCAGGAGTAGGACATCCACACCTCAGTGCGTTCGTCCGGGTGCAGGTTGACCTGCAGGTCATAGCCCCAGCGGCGTGTTTCACCAACGTTGTCCGACTCCCCGCTGGGGTCGTTCAGGCGACGGCTCACCTCGCCAGAGGCGTCCTGACGCCAATAAGCCACGCGGCCATCGATCCAGCTGGCCGGGGTGAACTTGACGCCCGTTTCCCAGCCTTCGTTGATCGATGGGTCCAGGTCCTCGTTGCGCGGCGGCACCTTGTAGGCTGCAGCGCCCGTCCCGACCTGGAAGGTCCGGCCCCAGTTGGCGTAAACGCTGGCGAACTTCCACGGCGAATAGACAATGCTGAGCTTGGGCTGCTTGATCAGCCCGTAGTCGTTGATGTCCGAGTCCAGCCCGGTCATCTTGTTGGTAAAGTCACCGCTGATCTTGTCGACGCGATAGGCCGGCACGATCTTGAGCGACTCCACTGGCTCGATTTCAGCCTGCACATAGGCCCCGACCGTGTTGAAGTCGAAGTCCTGGTCACGGGTCTGCGCCTGCCGCACGCGATTGATCGTGCGGTATCGCTCGCTGCGGTTCTGCTGTTTCTGCACATCGCTTCCGCCTTCAAGGGCGAACGCATGCAGCCAGTCCACCTGTGGCCGCCAGGTCAGCGAGGTAATGGCACCGTACTGATCCTCGTAAGTGTCGCGCTCCTGTTGTGAACTGGTGCGCCAGTACTGCGTCCAGCGACGGTCGTCATAGGTGTTGAGGTAGGTCTTGGCCGACCAGGACAGCGTTTCGGCCAGGTCGGTGTCGAAGTGCACGCTGACCTGGTTCATTCGCCGCGTGCCTTTG harbors:
- a CDS encoding ABC transporter ATP-binding protein; translated protein: MMHLKIDGLHWSVPERGGRQRPLLHAVDLCVGKGEFVGLIGPNGSGKTSLLRCAYRATQPTAGQVSLNGVELWQRNPRWCAQRIAVVLQEFPEEFGLSVGEVVAMGRSPHKSLFEGDTADDLQLVAEVLERVGLSGYRERTFATLSGGEKQRVLLARALVQRPEMLILDEPTNHLDPRYQLGLLQHLRGLGLSTLASFHDLNLAAAFCDRLYVIDGGRIIASGAPQQVLTVELLWQVFGLQALIDTHPLHPYPRITWITRP
- a CDS encoding ABC transporter substrate-binding protein, which translates into the protein MNIYALIGLLSLLMALPIAASEYPLNIRSCERSVSFSKAPQRVVVHDVNMTAMLLHLGLRERIVGYTGFTRHKHRDPWIDDALEGVPQLASRYPSIETLLAIDADLFFAGWNYGMHVGGPVTPATLAAFEIPVYELSESCSWVMPQQRASFDDVSRDLGNLGRIFSVEPQAEALTAHMRQQVAEVRRRVAQAQHRPRVFLYDSGEDRPTTSGRLGMPQALVDAAGGVNVMQDVAASWTQVNWESVVERDPEVILIVDYGPRTWQQKRDFLLRQPALKDVRAIREQRFVPLTYLQVTPSVENAEAVAKIARALHPALFKEATP
- a CDS encoding FecCD family ABC transporter permease, whose protein sequence is MTWGRSPGSYRWLIVILVVLLVLSSVIALAFGPASVPVGHVFGIVAQQLGVDLPGAWSNSQAQIVWMIRAPRVLLGVVVGAGLALVGTALQAVTRNPLADPHLLGVSSGAALGAVLVMLYLGEFIGVFSLPLAAFVGAAASMLLVIAVARRGGRMESDRLLLAGVAVSFVLMALVNLLLYTADQHAAASVVFWMLGGLGAARWSVIGLPAVCVLLGLLVLQVMGRGLNALMSGEQTAISLGFSGRRLRLHVFICTSLLTGVLVSLSGAIGFVGLMVPHVARALVGAENRRLMPVSALLGGLFIVWVDVAARTLIAPEDLPIGIATAALGGLFFIVLLKR
- a CDS encoding TonB-dependent receptor; its protein translation is MPAFRCTARAVLPVLALFSLSPLSLAVAETLPAENSTLTLGAVNVTSTESGPLATSSVLSSVDILGGDILEKMPVAYSWELFSRAPGVMLTEFNQGTTSGKLSFRGFNGEGEVNAVKLLIDGIPSNTNDGNMPFIDSVFPMDIDSIEVVRGTSDPRYGLNNIAGNVNINTRTGGNYNKARLRYGSFNTREVQLAKGIETSNWTQNYFFARQQVDGYRDHADTERYSFGGKWFYTPDDGSYRLGLIARHYESEAQEAGYLTEDDARHHPRMSNDYNATDKGTRRMNQVSVHFDTDLAETLSWSAKTYLNTYDDRRWTQYWRTSSQQERDTYEDQYGAITSLTWRPQVDWLHAFALEGGSDVQKQQNRSERYRTINRVRQAQTRDQDFDFNTVGAYVQAEIEPVESLKIVPAYRVDKISGDFTNKMTGLDSDINDYGLIKQPKLSIVYSPWKFASVYANWGRTFQVGTGAAAYKVPPRNEDLDPSINEGWETGVKFTPASWIDGRVAYWRQDASGEVSRRLNDPSGESDNVGETRRWGYDLQVNLHPDERTEVWMSYSWQYSKILEPSSALPGSKGQEIDHVPHHLWNTGISYQATPKLQLTAWANGQTNYYLERENTQGTYGGYVLMNLGATYKLSETLSVDLQLKNLTDRYYEYVWYDPDGADASLHSPGDGRALYAGLTVDF